GTTTCCGGCAGACCATGGGGAAAGGCCACCCCCCAGGGCAAATCGGTCGGCACGCCATAGTCGTCGCCCACCAAGAAGCACCCCACCCGGCCGACGGCGTAGCCGAGGGCGAGGCCCAGGGAAGCGGCGTCGATGGTCGGCCAGGGCGCCAGGGAACGGCGCCGCACGGTCCACACGATGGCCACCACCGCGAGCACGAAGCCGCCATACCAGACCAGTCCCGAGCGGGCGAACAGGAGTTGCCAATCGCCGTAGAGCATGGCGTAGTAGGCCTTGGCTCCGACGATGCCGCCAACGCCCCCCGCGAAGACCAGCGAACTGGCATCGTCGTCGGTTCCGGCACCGCTGCGCAGCAATCCCCAGCGCAGTTGGTAGTAGGCCGACAAGAAGGCGAGCACCATCATCACCCCGAACGGACTGATGGCGAACGAGCCAACACGGAACAGCTCAGGAATCATCGCGGAATCTCGATTGACGGGCGGACGGAAAAGTCTCGAAGGGCAGGGTGAAGATGGATCGCCGACGGTCGCTCGCCGATCCGGAAGCAGGCCCCGGGCAGCAGGCGAGGGCGCCGATGCTACCACCCCCGGTGCGCCCCGACGAGTCGTCGTCCGAAGTGCTAAAATAATCGATGGAGGAATTCATCGCGCACCGCAACAGCCGGCCGTCACCCCCTCCACCCTTCCCCGAAATTTCCCGGACCCAAGGCTCACCTGAGCGCTAGATAAAAAGATGCATAGTTCTAGTGCGCGCCGAGAACGAAACCGGGACAGGAAATTTGTGCTACCCTTAGGACGTGATTGCCTAACGAGGGAATGGAGGGTGACAACATGGGGATGGTCAAAGAAGAAGTCAAGCAGATCGTCGAGCAACTGCCCGAGGATGCCACCTGGGACGACTTGATGTACGAAATCTACGTCAAGCAGAAGGTCGAAGTGGCGGAGACCGCCGTTGCCGGAGGCAAGGTCGTCTCCCATCAAGAAGCCCGTAAGCGCATGGGGCGGGCGTGAGCCTGGCCTGGGCCGAGCCCGCTCTCACCGACCTGGAAGCGATCCAGGAGGTCCTGGGCCGGGACTCGGAACCCTTCGCCTCGCGGGTCCTCGATCGTCTGATCGACGGCGTCGAGCGGGTCGTCACGGTGCCGCGCATCGGTCGTATCGTCGCCGAGATCAGCGACGAGCGGGTTCGCGAGCTGATCTTCCACAGCTTTCGGATCATCTACCGCGTCGAGCCGTCGCGCATCGTCATCTTGGCGGTGCTGCAGGGCGGACGGACCCTGGCCGACCGGCGCGAGCCGCGACGCTGGGAAGTCGTCTAGTCCA
This DNA window, taken from Acidobacteriota bacterium, encodes the following:
- a CDS encoding prolipoprotein diacylglyceryl transferase family protein is translated as MIPELFRVGSFAISPFGVMMVLAFLSAYYQLRWGLLRSGAGTDDDASSLVFAGGVGGIVGAKAYYAMLYGDWQLLFARSGLVWYGGFVLAVVAIVWTVRRRSLAPWPTIDAASLGLALGYAVGRVGCFLVGDDYGVPTDLPWGVAFPHGLPETTAGVLRDSFAVDIPASIPDSQLMAVHPTQLYETLAALVIWGFGVAYFRRRPGIGRTSVWVIG
- a CDS encoding type II toxin-antitoxin system RelE/ParE family toxin — protein: MSLAWAEPALTDLEAIQEVLGRDSEPFASRVLDRLIDGVERVVTVPRIGRIVAEISDERVRELIFHSFRIIYRVEPSRIVILAVLQGGRTLADRREPRRWEVV